Proteins found in one Plasmodium knowlesi strain H genome assembly, chromosome: 12 genomic segment:
- a CDS encoding MORC family protein, putative, with amino-acid sequence MNKINGSKIDEISIKKSNCEAQQGAQINNNNQLRREEGNYKMSKTFNISSYNLDLIKCLQNDSGIYFILDPSKAINDKKSSDVYDIFIPENSDGVTLHVQKVNEEYKCIGVSITKKGIDINTGTRIFNTKIADWLEQLFHFNKSLSAGNQTSGTQPGGNLGAHSGSNTDGQGDRLKRVCSNNSATAESNNVNPSPSTIINNCNNSVGGGGNKQGVTSYNSVRHMSPPGMQQGPITNLVKNTKSNFENFENNDNYNSTVCNKKINKMVNQSSCNLNQNNGTNNVVTHIVPSTNLSSGTQSKDNNGNNNNNNPSTHPHMQQMQHAKQIRLNQMNANHVHKSHLLPYHGSNYEEKSSKLYNNGGASVNGANVSGANVTGANGSSVNNKNVLNGAAANLGAGGMGSGNAQGSSNLSSELIKNNKLGCTNRQKNVNHHVHSGHQQHSHQSSHQHGGGESLYNGQNIQNAQNAHPNSSHAYNNNKSQQHSYHENLGYRPTLFNLLEVLANHNITTPDQRVCIRGIVTDFLNNELPHGKIYAYIGAVVGHDILHDIIRKLEKDPNRNVVPDASGLARIEAAFGLSKSSYDFMNHSSNSTSVNNIPNVLFNQRNLNSALLNNHIYSNILSNVASSQLGSSNNNNGVLNAGGGGTSGNNANANPRSADRISIDTEKLLSNVKTQADLNNLLKYAKGNDKYALSCNNLINVGKKKGGVGSHPSMNNMLNMRSDGVFNNGMASVGGMGNMGWMNQKAGGLTAQDYLSMSRNLNMQCNPLNSRGNASDDEEELMKVIKKNIETYKMNNIKNMLISSVFGRIKWLKIMNESPHAYLYGHSIVKFGNKLYMFGGTNSKHKKVPFNHTLTFSLIYYNYKLLPLGGNYPEERDGHTTHLISLKTGLAVFLFGGSNENTYFNDIYTLDMETRKWSQRITKGNIPLPRDQHCSLVYPAKSEHVRGEKTNLTEGVIIFGGKCLYNNNIVNLNDMWIFLFQINMWVRINYSSEESPIGRYGMNFVWSDTNTLCLFGGEYFDSNKNCRERKLLDDMWTFRLNAATTSSVSNTPGGVTNTPSHVGAGGVGSLSSLGQVGTVGSVGNVGNVGNVGNVGNIGNIGNVGNIGGAGGVPTSGGACRNFIYNTSSSIEGPFYNNVDIMHADSFNNGNAQAGGSTAIGVGSDGINKQFYQNNLGTSQSIDKSSTCENLNGLTNNALVENGMPNTSLNLNDDKNSSDNEKDQVNNMLKRIKITGEWKREIYEGKIGCRSNYSSIFITQRHQDFKSAEPKTIEKLMLLCSGITYMNKDNQLKIVSSDEIYVYFFSQKRWYLLKGKLYNEEFIYNARQRHVGCFFESKNVLGRANKNPVPCIFIQGGFKKNSIFGDAWLLSLTGDNPLRIHEYDTSREKISTTQMPLYYFRDTHSISLLYSFCTLQKWLFGAFANLVDNCVHALNPAENVFIKYELTPEHDGMLSIQDDGEGLDFNAMNRILRLYGNYRNYDNNNSYNENDMGASVKKHNFPNSHFTGSSRIDDSDEDSDPDVGDQNKSNGEVNSKENARGDGNSGSAENTTRDGIQQEGASGENSNPTGEEVQTVGNKNEKSTEGVTQRRKKKCSFNDQYYHKNYDQEYFYNENANSIFDIKYGVGFKMSFARISHSCAIMSRTINTIGIGLLSLELMNHCDAKELATPLCMWKLPNKELINRNIANKSEHRHHQKLLMSYTPFNSPSLLAEQINILGTYSGTRLLYWDFRDDMDFIVFSPANNNIYLSSSPLSIDEIKCSKKKRGITDGASSGVTNGVDDSRKLHCIEDIKLSNREVKRKAHYNQHEEETEKYKRSKVDNGTTTDGEKDEQVSQVGEKNNNTPLVKDEQECSADDKMKEDSDKNKDLDTDNKDDTIAPIGDIGEGTATDDIKKDEVSEQYPNVVGSSNDVDSAPQGGADNDGDGNSAGNQKDEGKVEGAKAATLPKSNKSRYYEKEEFKHSNDILKKMNLFEYNSHLNPSISKEKYNVSPIFPLWDHPKDSIDYCLSTYLYWLYLRRSTNIFLQNTLLIPTCMRKDEHTTNGGVPDATGTSSTGAHKGKRTKKGKKIKKGVTKNGKTGAEAENTTNAEDGNSTVAVKGEVNQDVRKEGGVDNLPSGKDTVVAARNDDPGIDKNGDENTHQGNMMNDLNKDGMPSEVHVKEEPQAEVPGSSNSSINKASVDNLEVPGATEASSNGDINGCKGNSGKGSNEGDRCGGVEAPSGQAVGNVVESNVEISAKEGETNEEDDSEVDENGFTKLEKKKLEEALEYGISQEVKKRKHVHRNDSDDEDDDEENDNDDEEEDDDDDEEEDDEDDDDATEEKDEGKENANANTNANANANANANVNANVNANVNAAENSNTVENAQQGEEANTANLPKGTEINVGEATPNGEYVGDAENTEKAQETKDAELNDSTLVKNPDAAENQEQPPASSKPTSLKEGGKRMKKTKNKREKNESGVGGRRRGNLHLMNNNDSKNEENEKARKENYVNVYMDTLKIKDEYYINNTHKYTLYNFLRRKLYRMVEFHYLFTPSDYEYGSFIMMGFLNDNTSSSIEVNRVCEAGILLYYKNRLIKRLDAPFIDTAYNLSLSKYPPNPSLYEGNLYKYALTVIVNVPNWLKPSISKQEFVHENNYAFLLFKKKLVSLIKYYLCICEDTAKLTKWRESRDFKLKRYLENMQYSNKPSKNYSDNEYEKAYKIVHTDKGKKRNDQEEVVSHKEGESQRRERGTAHLPRCGESRTHEGKRRRELVNAPQVVEADHSGNAAGASTGDKVEDSCSNLKEEEEEKETAEKDIPGEEKEAVKNDMPPEEEGEEGEEGAVEDEGMNEQYSHKSKEETKQHSQGEDDEEDDHDDEEGEDDEEYVPEEDEEQRHADAEEEEHNEEEDQNDKVEYAEEDEMKERKKQKTSHGEVDDDDHGEGDDEADDEVDEEEDGEKDGEEVEVEEEEEEEEGHVEEEQEEDEEEYDPEEEDEEHNEMVKVVEDEDEEKENFNNSHEDGNEMEEENYADDWSS; translated from the coding sequence atgaataaaataaatggatCAAAAATTGATGAAATAAGTATAAAGAAAAGCAATTGTGAAGCACAACAAGGAGCGCAAATAAACAATAACAACCAACTGAGAAGAGAAGAGGGGAATTATAAGATGAGTAAAACTTTCAACATTTCCAGTTACAATTTAGATTTAATCAAATGTTTGCAAAATGATTCCGGAATTTACTTCATTTTAGATCCTTCCAAAGCCATCAACGATAAAAAAAGTTCCGATGTGTATGATATATTTATCCCTGAAAATAGTGATGGTGTTACATTACATGTACAAAAAGTAAATGAGGAGTACAAGTGCATAGGAGTGAGCATAACAAAAAAGGGCATTGACATTAACACTGGCACTCGCATCTTTAACACCAAGATTGCCGACTGGCTGGAACAACTTTTTCACTTTAACAAAAGCTTGTCAGCGGGTAACCAGACCAGTGGTACTCAGCCCGGTGGTAACCTTGGTGCCCATAGCGGCAGTAACACCGACGGCCAGGGCGACCGACTCAAACGTGTGTGTAGCAACAACTCTGCCACCGCAGAGAGCAACAACGTTAACCCGTCGCCCTCCACAATCATAAACAATTGCAATAACTCTGTTGGAGGCGGTGGAAACAAACAAGGCGTCACAAGCTACAACAGCGTGAGGCATATGTCTCCGCCAGGCATGCAACAAGGACCAATCACCAACCTAGTTAAAAATACCAAGagcaattttgaaaattttgaaaataacgATAACTACAATTCCACGGtgtgcaataaaaaaatcaataaaATGGTAAACCAGTCCAGTTGCAATTTAAACCAAAACAACGGTACGAACAATGTCGTAACGCACATTGTACCCTCCACCAACTTGTCCAGTGGTACTCAGTCGAAGGACAATAATGgtaacaataataataacaaccCTTCGACTCACCCCCATATGCAACAGATGCAACACGCAAAACAAATCAGATTGAATCAGATGAATGCTAACCACGTACACAAATCGCATTTGCTACCATACCACGGTTCGAATTATGAGGAGAAGAGTAGTAAACTGTATAACAACGGAGGGGCAAGTGTTAATGGTGCAAATGTCAGCGGGGCCAATGTTACTGGGGCAAATGGCAGTAGTgtaaacaacaaaaatgtgcTTAACGGAGCAGCGGCCAATTTAGGTGCTGGGGGTATGGGGTCGGGCAACGCGCAGGGGTCGTCTAACCTTAGTAGTGAACTCATTAAGAATAACAAACTGGGATGTACGAATAGACAGAAAAATGTTAACCACCACGTGCATAGCGGCCATCAACAGCATAGTCATCAGTCAAGTCATCAACATGGTGGTGGTGAGTCCTTGTACAACGGGCAGAATATACAGAATGCGCAAAATGCACATCCAAACAGTAGCCACGCCTATAATAATAACAAGTCGCAACAACATTCATACCATGAAAACTTGGGTTATCGACCAACCTTATTCAATTTGCTTGAAGTTCTTGCAAATCATAATATTACTACACCGGATCAGCGTGTGTGTATAAGGGGGATAGTAAcagattttttaaacaacGAATTGCctcatggaaaaatatatgcatatatcgGTGCTGTTGTTGGACACGATATTCTACATGATATCATAAGAAAACTGGAGAAGGATCCCAATCGAAATGTTGTTCCTGATGCTTCTGGTTTAGCAAGGATTGAGGCTGCTTTTGGATTGAGTAAATCTTCATATGATTTTATGAACCACAGCTCAAATAGCACAAGTGTTAATAATATACCGAACGTTTTATTTAACCAGAGAAATTTAAATAGTGCTCTTCTGAATAACCATATTTATTCTAACATTCTATCTAATGTTGCGAGTAGCCAGTTAGGaagtagtaataataataacggTGTTTTAAATGCGGGTGGGGGGGGTACAAGTGGCAATAATGCCAATGCGAACCCACGTAGTGCGGATCGAATCAGTATTGACACGGAAAAACTTTTAAGTAACGTTAAAACGCAGGCTGATTTAAACAACCTGCTTAAATATGCCAAAGGGAATGACAAGTACGCCTTGTCTTGTAACAATTTGATTAACGTGGGTAAGAAGAAAGGTGGTGTTGGTTCTCACCCGAGCATGAATAACATGTTAAATATGCGCTCAGATGGCGTGTTTAACAATGGTATGGCATCTGTGGGGGGGATGGGTAACATGGGGTGGATGAATCAGAAAGCTGGCGGATTGACCGCGCAAGACTATCTCTCTATGTCCAGAAATTTGAATATGCAGTGTAATCCTCTGAATAGCAGAGGAAACGCTtcggatgatgaagaagaacttATGAAGGTGATTAAGAAAAACATCGAAAcgtacaaaatgaataacattaaaaatatgcTTATATCCTCCGTCTTCGGGAGAATCAAGTGGCTTAAAATAATGAACGAATCACCACACGCCTACCTTTATGGACATAGCATAGTAAAATTCGGAAATAAATTATACATGTTTGGAGGAACAAATAGCAAGCACAAGAAGGTGCCTTTCAATCATACCCTCACATTTAGTCTCATTTATTATAACTATAAATTATTGCCACTTGGTGGAAACTATCCCGAAGAGAGAGATGGACACACCACACACTTGATCTCCTTGAAGACTGGATTAGCTGTGTTTCTTTTCGGAGGTAGTAATGAGAATACCTATTTTAATGATATTTACACACTGGATATGGAAACCCGCAAATGGAGCCAGAGAATTACCAAGGGAAATATTCCTCTACCTAGGGATCAACACTGTTCACTTGTATACCCAGCTAAGAGTGAACATGTTCGGGGGGAAAAGACCAATCTAACAGAGGGAGTAATAatttttggaggaaaatgTCTCTACAACAATAATATCGTGAACCTCAATGATAtgtggatttttttattccaaatAAATATGTGGGTTCGCATCAATTACTCCAGTGAAGAATCTCCTATTGGAAGATATGGTATGAATTTTGTTTGGTCAGACACAAATACGTTATGTCTATTTGGTGGAGAGTACTTTGATTCGAATAAAAACTGTCGTGAGAGGAAGTTACTGGACGATATGTGGACCTTCCGTCTGAATGCTGCCACCACATCTAGTGTTTCCAACACACCAGGGGGAGTTACCAATACTCCCTCACATGTCGGTGCAGGTGGTGTAGGCAGTCTCAGTTCATTAGGCCAAGTTGGTACCGTTGGCTCCGTTGGCAATGTTGGCAATGTTGGCAATGTTGGCAATGTTGGTAATATTGGTAATATTGGCAATGTTGGCAATATTGGCGGCGCGGGCGGAGTGCCCACAAGCGGAGGTGCCTGCagaaattttatatataatacttCCAGTTCTATAGAAGGACCTTTCTACAACAACGTAGATATAATGCACGCTGATTCGTTCAACAATGGGAATGCGCAGGCAGGTGGAAGCACTGCCATCGGTGTTGGTAGCGATGGAATCAACAAACAGTTTTATCAAAACAATTTGGGCACGAGCCAGTCTATAGATAAGAGTAGTACGTGTGAAAATTTAAACGGTCTAACGAATAATGCCTTGGTGGAGAATGGCATGCCGAACACATCCTTGAATTTAAATGATGATAAAAACTCCTCAGATAATGAAAAGGATCAGGTAAATAATATGCttaagagaataaaaataacgggagaatggaaaagggaaatatacGAAGGGAAGATTGGTTGTAGGTCTAACTATAGTAGTATCTTCATAACGCAGAGGCATCAGGATTTTAAGAGCGCGGAACCAAAGACTATAGAAAAGTTGATGTTGTTATGTAGTGGAATAACCTACATGAATAAGGACAATCAGTTGAAAATCGTTTCAAGTGACGAAATAtatgtttactttttttctcaaaagaGATGGTATTTACTAAAGGGGAAATTATATAATGAagaatttatatataatgctAGACAGAGGCATGTAGGTTGTTTTTTCGAATCAAAGAATGTACTTGGAAGAGCGAATAAGAATCCTGTTCCTTGTATATTCATCCAGggaggatttaaaaaaaactccatCTTTGGAGATGCCTGGTTATTATCTCTAACTGGAGATAACCCACTTAGAATTCATGAGTATGATACAtcaagggagaaaatatcCACCACGCAGATGCCACTGTACTATTTTAGGGATACACATTCGATTAGCTTGTTATACAGTTTTTGTACTTTGCAGAAATGGCTCTTTGGTGCATTCGCCAATTTGGTTGATAATTGTGTGCATGCGTTAAACCCAGCcgaaaatgtttttataaaatatgaGTTGACACCGGAGCATGATGGAATGTTGTCCATTCAGGATGACGGAGAAGGTCTCGACTTCAACGCCATGAATAGAATTCTCAGGCTTTATGGAAATTACCGTAATTATGATAATAACAATTCCTATAATGAAAACGACATGGGAGCATCTGTAAAGAAGCATAACTTTCCCAATAGCCATTTTACAGGCAGTAGCAGAATTGACGATTCCGATGAGGATAGCGATCCAGATGTTGGTGATCAGAATAAATCCAACGGGGAAGTGAACTCCAAGGAGAACGCTAGAGGGGATGGTAATTCTGGTAGTGCTGAAAATACCACGCGGGACGGAATCCAACAAGAAGGCGCCTCAGGAGAGAATAGTAACCCCACTGGGGAAGAGGTGCAGACTGTCGGAAATAAGAATGAAAAATCTACCGAGGGTGTTActcaaaggaggaagaaaaaatgctccTTCAATGACCAATACTatcataaaaattatgatcAAGAATATTTCTACaatgaaaatgcaaataGCATTTTTGATATAAAATATGGAGTGGGTTTTAAAATGTCTTTTGCTCGTATCTCACACAGTTGTGCTATAATGTCCAGAACAATAAATACCATCGGTATAGGATTACTCTCCCTAGAATTAATGAATCACTGTGACGCCAAGGAGCTAGCTACTCCGTTGTGCATGTGGAAATTACCGAATAAAGAATTAATAAATAGAAATATTGCCAACAAGTCGGAGCATAGACACCATCAGAAGCTACTCATGTCGTATACACCATTCAATAGCCCCAGTCTCCTAGCCGAGCAGATTAATATCCTTGGCACTTATAGTGGTACGAGGTTACTATATTGGGATTTTAGAGATGACATGGATTTTATTGTATTTTCCCCCGCGAATAATAACATCTACCTCAGCAGCTCTCCCCTCAGTATTGACGAAATTAAGTGTAGCAAAAAGAAGAGGGGAATAACAGATGGTGCATCCAGCGGGGTGACTAACGGGGTGGACGATTCCAGAAAACTTCACTGCATAGAAGACATTAAACTGAGCAACAGGGAAGTTAAGCGAAAGGCGCATTATAATCAACACGAGgaggaaacggaaaaatataaaaggagCAAGGTCGATAATGGCACGACTACAGATGGAGAGAAGGACGAACAGGTTTCCCAAGTCGgagaaaagaacaacaacacacCACTGGTTAAGGATGAGCAAGAATGTAGTGCAGACGataagatgaaggaagaCAGTGACAAGAATAAGGATCTCGACACAGACAACAAGGATGATACGATTGCCCCTATTGGTGACATCGGTGAAGGTACTGCGACGGATGACATCAAAAAAGATGAGGTGAGCGAACAATATCCCAATGTTGTTGGTAGTTCCAATGATGTGGATTCCGCTCCACAAGGAGGAGCAGACAATGATGGAGATGGTAACTCAGCAGGGAACCAAAAGGATGAAGGTAAAGTAGAAGGGGCAAAAGCAGCAACCCTCCCAAAGAGCAACAAAAGTAGGTATtatgaaaaggaggaatttaAACACAGCAatgatattttgaaaaagatGAATCTTTTCGAATACAACTCACATTTGAATCCGTCCATATCGAAGGAGAAGTACAACGTTAGTCCCATATTCCCTTTATGGGATCATCCCAAAGATAGCATCGACTATTGCTTGTCTACTTATTTGTATTGGCTATACCTGAGGAGAAGTACTAACATTTTTCTCCAGAACACTTTGCTGATACCGACCTGTATGAGGAAAGACGAGCACACTACGAACGGAGGGGTACCAGATGCCACAGGTACATCTTCCACGGGTGCACATAAGGGAAAGAGGActaagaagggaaaaaaaataaaaaagggagtcacaaaaaatggaaaaactggTGCTGAAGCAGAGAATACGACAAATGCGGAGGATGGAAATTCAACTGTAGCAGTGAAGGGCGAAGTGAATCAGGATGtgaggaaagaaggaggagttgATAACCTACCCAGTGGAAAGGATACCGTAGTTGCTGCTAGGAATGACGACCCAGGAATAGATAAAAACGGAGATGAGAATACCCATCAAGGTAACATGATGAACGATTTGAACAAGGATGGAATGCCTAGTGAGGTCCATGTGAAAGAGGAACCTCAGGCAGAGGTGCCAGGTAGTAGTAATAGTAGTATCAACAAAGCCAGTGTTGATAATTTAGAAGTTCCTGGAGCAACGGAAGCGAGTAGTAATGGTGATATAAATGGATGTAAGGGAAACAGTGGAAAGGGTTCAAACGAAGGAGATAGATGTGGAGGTGTGGAAGCCCCCTCTGGTCAAGCTGTCGGCAATGTGGTGGAGAGCAACGTCGAGATTAGTGCCAAGGAAGGCGAAACGAATGAGGAAGATGATAGCGAAGTGGATGAAAACGGGTTCACAAaactggagaaaaaaaaactggaagAAGCGTTAGAGTATGGAATATCGcaggaagtgaaaaaacGCAAACATGTACATAGAAACGACTCGGATGATGAggacgatgatgaagaaaacgacaacgacgatgaagaggaagacgatgatgacgatgaggaggaggatgatgaagacgatgatgatgcAACGGAGGAGAAGGATGAAGGCAAAGAAAATGCGAACGCAAACACGAATGCAAACGCGAACGCAAACGCGAATGCAAACGTGAACGCAAACGTGAACGCAAACGTGAACGCCGCGGAAAATTCTAACACCGTGGAGAATGCACAGCAAGGAGAAGAGGCGAACACGGCGAATCTACCAAAGGGCACGGAAATCAATGTCGGAGAGGCGACTCCAAATGGAGAATACGTCGGTGACGCGGAAAACACAGAGAAGGCACAAGAAACAAAGGATGCAGAACTGAATGACTCAACGCTTGTGAAGAATCCAGATGCAGCGGAAAATCAAGAACAACCACCTGCCTCCTCCAAACCGACATCcttaaaagaaggaggaaaaagaatgaagaagacaaagaataaaagggaaaaaaacgaaagcggagtgggaggaagaagaagaggaaatctTCATCTcatgaataataatgattcgaagaatgaagaaaatgaaaaagcacgaaaagaaaattatgttAACGTATATATGGACAcactaaaaataaaagacgaGTACTATATAAATAACACCCATAAGTATACTCTGTACAATTTTCTAAGAAGAAAACTTTACAGGATGGTTGAGTTCCATTATTTGTTCACGCCCTCTGATTATGAGTATGGATCATTCATTATGATGGGGTTCCTAAACGACAACACAAGTAGCAGTATAGAAGTTAATAGAGTTTGTGAAGCGGGAATTCTCCTTTATTACAAGAATAGATTAATCAAACGATTGGATGCGCCCTTTATAGACACTGCATATAATTTGTCTCTTTCGAAATACCCTCCGAACCCATCTTTATACGAAGGAAATCTATACAAGTATGCTCTGACCGTCATTGTGAATGTACCCAATTGGCTTAAGCCTTCCATTAGCAAACAGGAATTTGTCCATGAGAATAATTATGCCTTCCTGCTGTTTAAAAAGAAACTGGTGAGTTTGATTAAATACTACCTGTGCATCTGTGAAGACACGGCTAAGCTAACCAAGTGGAGAGAATCCCGCGACTTTAAATTGAAGAGGTACCTTGAAAATATGCAGTATAGTAACAAACCATCCAAAAATTACTCCGACAATGAATATGAGAAGGCCTACAAAATAGTGCACACTGATAAaggtaaaaagagaaatgatCAGGAGGAGGTTGTGTCTCATAAGGAAGGAGAATCACAAAGGAGGGAACGCGGAACAGCACATCTACCCAGATGTGGTGAAAGCAGAACCCACgagggaaagagaaggagggAGTTGGTTAATGCACCACAAGTGGTAGAAGCTGATCATTCGGGAAATGCGGCAGGTGCATCCACTGGGGATAAAGTCGAAGACAGTTGTTCCaacttaaaggaggaagaagaagaaaaagaaaccgCAGAGAAGGATATTCCCGGTGAGGAGAAAGAAGCGGTAAAGAATGATATGCCACCCGAAGAGGAAGGCGAGGAAGGCGAGGAAGGCGCTGTGGAGGACGAAGGAATGAATGAGCAGTATTCACATAAATCGAAAGAGGAAACGAAGCAACACTCCCAAGGggaagatgatgaagaggatgatCACGACGATGAAGAGGGcgaagatgatgaagaatatGTGCCGGAGGAAGACGAAGAGCAGAGACACGCCGAtgcagaggaggaagagcaCAACGAAGAGGAGGATCAGAATGATAAAGTCGAATACGCCGAAGAGGATGAAATgaaggagagaaagaaacaaaaaaccAGTCACGGAGAAGTTGACGATGATGACCATGGTGAGGGGGATGATGAAGCGGACGATGAAGtagatgaggaggaggacggCGAAAAGGATGGTGAAGAAGTTGAagttgaagaagaagaagaggaagaagaaggacatgttgaagaagaacaggaggAAGATGAGGAAGAGTACGATCcagaagaggaggatgaagagcACAATGAAATGgttaaggttgtagaggacgaagatgaggaaaaggaaaacttcAACAACTCCCACGAAGATGGGAATGaaatggaggaggaaaattacGCCGACGACTGGAGCAGTTAA